One window from the genome of Salisaeta longa DSM 21114 encodes:
- a CDS encoding response regulator transcription factor, producing the protein MPQRPPATQRLLFVEDDERVAGPIKRGLEEEGYQVDWMKRAEDALGEALVTSYETLIVDWRLPGMDGRTLIERLRDAGGRVPVLMLTALRDVDHRVAGLDAGADDYLTKPFSFEELLARLRALHRRASEEDPAVGVQPIHLQAGALSMDTSRRKVRYGPSELDLRPKAFRLLELLLRRQGEVVTRTRIAERVWGSPYDVTANAIDVTVSNLRRALKTVDLNAPHLAPVALETERGVGYRLTVLAAPSDTS; encoded by the coding sequence ATGCCCCAGCGCCCGCCCGCCACACAGCGTCTCCTCTTTGTGGAAGACGACGAGCGCGTTGCGGGCCCCATCAAACGAGGGCTGGAAGAGGAAGGATACCAGGTCGATTGGATGAAACGGGCCGAGGACGCGCTGGGGGAGGCCCTCGTGACCTCGTACGAAACGCTGATCGTTGACTGGCGCCTTCCGGGCATGGACGGCCGCACCCTGATTGAGCGGCTCCGCGATGCGGGGGGCCGGGTTCCGGTGCTCATGCTCACGGCCCTTCGCGACGTGGATCACCGCGTCGCGGGCCTCGATGCGGGCGCCGATGATTACCTGACGAAGCCCTTTTCGTTTGAAGAACTCCTTGCCCGGCTGCGCGCGCTGCACCGCCGGGCAAGCGAAGAAGATCCTGCAGTTGGCGTCCAGCCTATCCACCTGCAGGCCGGTGCCCTCTCGATGGACACAAGCCGGCGCAAGGTCCGCTACGGCCCCTCCGAGCTCGACCTCCGCCCCAAAGCTTTCCGGTTGCTGGAGCTCTTGCTTCGCCGGCAAGGCGAGGTCGTTACGCGAACCCGCATCGCAGAACGGGTGTGGGGATCGCCGTATGATGTAACCGCTAACGCCATTGACGTCACCGTATCAAACCTGCGCCGCGCTCTGAAGACCGTCGACCTGAATGCCCCCCACCTTGCCCCTGTAGCGCTGGAAACCGAGCGCGGCGTAGGGTACCGGCTCACCGTACTGGCAGCCCCTTCCGACACGTCCTAA